Proteins encoded in a region of the Limanda limanda chromosome 17, fLimLim1.1, whole genome shotgun sequence genome:
- the LOC133023676 gene encoding uncharacterized protein LOC133023676, producing MAKIEDLRQTLFLFIKDLRRKLFLLFLITFVSIFTFIVSSPRNRSILKPHRTIYPSHFSNQTITPLNNTKHLLVSAFMDQRVKGFDIRIIGLFRRDSIQPLHCRFCCEGRFLSITTPANILQHSDNFGFPFVTTDAMCPIPENCYATHVTLLTQPESGIAESGMAPKQIWLPIRNRKTNVDEEEKLQFNFTVCLSNLFGDYNNVLQFAQTLEMYRLLGVDRVVIYNTSCGPELNRLLQIYSQDGFLEIVQWPIHQHLNPSKGWLFSEHGGDVHYFGQLTTLNECIYRSMGRSRYVLLNDIDEIIMPYQHDDLMSLMNMLEGQHPNTGAFLIQNHIFSNKHFEPSGRFHLPRWNGLPGVNILEHIYKETLMTDGYHPHKLIVQPRLVEQTSVHEVIKQMGKNFKVPQEICRIIHICKIPRVLTLEQLTVDNRLWDFHRKLVPNVDKALKRAGLLNSKGHG from the exons ATGGCCAAGATAGAAGACTTAAGACAGACGCTCTTCCTCTTCATAAAAGACTTAAGACGgaagctcttcctcctcttccttattACCTTCGTCAGCATCTTCACCTTCATTGTCAGCTCACCCAGGAACAGATCTATCCTGAAGCCACACAGGACTATTTACCCCTCTCATTTCTCTAATCAGACCATCACCCCCCTCAACAACACCAAGCACCTACTGGTGTCGGCCTTCATGGACCAGAGGGTGAAAGGCTTTGATATACGCATCATTGGCCTCTTCAGGAGAGACTCCATCCAACCCCTTCACTGTCGCTTCTGCTGTGAAGGTCGCTTCTTGTCGATCACAACTCCAGCAAACATTTTACAACATTCAGACAACTTTGGATTTCCCTTCGTCACGACAGATGCCATGTGTCCGATTCCTGAAAACTGCTACGCGACACATGTAACTCTTCTGACTCAGCCAGAGAGTGGGATTGCAGAGAGTGGGATGGCACCTAAACAGATCTGGCTCCCTATAAGAAACAGAAAGACCAACGTGGACGAGGAGGAAAAGTTACAGTTTAACTTCACAGTCTGCCTCTCCAACCTGTTTGGAGACTACAACAACGTGCTTCAGTTCGCCCAGACCCTGGAGATGTACAG GTTGCTGGGTGTGGACAGAGTGGTGATATATAATACCAGCTGTGGCCCAGAGCTCAATCGTCTGTTGCAGATCTACAGCCAGGACGGCTTCCTGGAGATAGTTCAATGGCCCATCCACCAACATCTGAATCCATCTAAAGGTTGGCTCTTCTCAGAGCACGGAGGGGACGTGCACTACTTTGGCCAGTTAACCACGCTCAATGAGTGCATCTACAGATCCATGGGGCGCTCACGCTACGTCTTGTTGAACGACATCGATGAGATTATAATGCCTTATCAACACGACGACCTGATGTCTCTGATGAACATGCTCGAAGGGCAGCATCCAAAT ACAGGGGCATTCCTCATCCAGAACCATATTTTCTCCAACAAACACTTTGAGCCAAGTGGGAGGTTTCACCTGCCGCGATGGAACGGGCTGCCAGGAGTTAATATTCTGGAGCACATCTACAAGGAGACACTCATGACAGACGGATACCATCCGCACAAGCTGATAGTTCAGCCAAG GTTGGTGGAGCAGACTTCAGTGCACGAGGTGATCAAACAAATGGGAAAAAACTTCAAGGTTCCACAAGAGATCTGTCGGATCATTCACATCTGCAAGATTCCGCGGGTGCTGACGCTGGAGCAGTTAACTGTGGACAACCGACTGTGGGACTTCCATAGGAAACTGGTTCCCAACGTGGACAAGGCGCTAAAGAGAGCGGGACTGCTGAACTCGAAGGGGCATGGCTGA